From a region of the Methylomonas rapida genome:
- a CDS encoding zinc-dependent alcohol dehydrogenase family protein, which produces MKAMVLESLCDLKQNRTPLRCLELPQPKPADDELLLKVSVCGVCHTELDEIEGRTLPSRLPMVLGHQVIGRVVDMGPQVRGFRRDERVGVAWIFTACGQCKFCLAGNENLCPDFAATGRDANGGYAEYMTVSADFAHAIPDAFTDEQAAPLLCAGAIGYRSLRLTGLKNGQRLGLTGFGASAHLVLEMAKHLFPVSDIYVFARSAEERGFALELGAVWAGETTQRAPEKLDAIIDTTPAWLPIVEALANLEAGGRLVINAIRKENDRDSLLTLDYPQHLWREKEIKSVANITRRDVAEFLSLAAEMKLRPTVQVFELAQANEALLELKMGKIRGAKVLRIGQ; this is translated from the coding sequence AAACAAAATCGGACGCCGTTGAGATGCCTGGAATTGCCGCAACCGAAACCGGCGGACGACGAACTGCTGCTGAAAGTCTCGGTATGTGGTGTCTGCCATACCGAACTGGACGAAATCGAAGGCCGGACGCTCCCTTCGCGCTTGCCGATGGTGCTTGGACACCAGGTGATTGGCCGAGTTGTCGATATGGGGCCTCAGGTTCGAGGATTCCGGCGCGATGAGCGTGTCGGCGTGGCCTGGATTTTTACCGCCTGCGGCCAATGCAAGTTTTGTTTGGCCGGCAATGAAAATCTATGCCCCGACTTTGCCGCGACCGGCCGGGACGCCAATGGCGGGTATGCCGAATACATGACGGTTTCCGCCGATTTTGCCCATGCCATACCGGATGCGTTTACCGATGAGCAAGCCGCGCCGTTGCTGTGCGCCGGCGCCATCGGCTATCGATCCTTGCGCCTGACCGGCTTGAAAAACGGCCAGCGCCTGGGGTTGACCGGCTTTGGCGCCTCGGCGCATCTAGTGCTTGAAATGGCAAAGCACTTGTTTCCCGTCAGCGATATTTATGTGTTTGCCCGCAGTGCGGAGGAAAGAGGCTTTGCGCTTGAACTGGGAGCCGTGTGGGCCGGCGAAACGACGCAGCGCGCGCCCGAAAAACTGGATGCCATCATCGATACCACGCCGGCATGGCTGCCCATCGTGGAAGCCTTGGCCAATCTGGAGGCGGGCGGCAGGCTGGTGATCAACGCGATACGCAAGGAAAACGACCGCGACAGTCTGTTAACGCTGGATTATCCGCAACATTTGTGGCGGGAAAAAGAAATCAAAAGCGTCGCCAACATCACGCGCCGGGATGTGGCGGAGTTTTTGAGCCTGGCTGCCGAGATGAAACTACGACCTACCGTGCAGGTTTTCGAATTGGCGCAGGCCAATGAGGCTTTATTGGAATTGAAAATGGGCAAGATTCGCGGTGCGAAGGTGCTGAGGATTGGCCAATGA